Proteins found in one Arachis stenosperma cultivar V10309 chromosome 8, arast.V10309.gnm1.PFL2, whole genome shotgun sequence genomic segment:
- the LOC130944612 gene encoding protein NLP5-like: MRDGGVLSSGTMLEPTPPPPPPPPPAPPPTTTTSISMDYDYINELFVDGCWLAASSSAADGSADFYVPSPSFSNPIFDPFSWPSLDTEQIQSQEREREQEHEKQQQPPPFSHDLVVAANSCSRNQQQQYHHYENQSVENNNPNPNNPSEFFRRWWIAPSSNPGPGSYVVEKLLKALMCIKDVNRNKDMLIQIWIPVMNRGGTQILRTNGLPFSLESRSVNLAKYREISEVYQFSAEEDSKELVPGLPGRVYKEKVPEWTPDVRFFRSYEYPRVDHAQVYDVRGSLALPIFEQGSKNCLGVVEVVMTQQKINYRPELESVCQALEAVNLTSSKLPTIQNVKHTSYEKSYETALPEIQEVLRSACEIHKLPLAQTWIPCIKQGKEGCRHSEDNYPHCISPVEHACYVGDPSIQVFHEACSEHHLLKGQGVAGGAFMTNQPCFAPDITLLSKTDYPLSHHARMFGLRAAVAIRLRSIYNSSDDFVLEFFLPLECIDNDEQKKMLTSLSLIIQRVCHSLRVISDKELEEETDFSVEEVIAHEDSGTFASAAAWPEPLQSQIVASLGAQEKSSETMGTSFSDQRQQQQESSVLKGNLDSNGECSTYNVGNLSSKTGDKKKSKVDKTITLQVLRQHFAGSLKDAAKNIGVCTTTLKRICRQHGIKRWPSRKIKKVGHSLQKLQLVIDSVQGASGAFQIDSFYSKFPDLAASPNLSGTSLFSNLKQCDNNPNSLSIQPDPGSLSPEGASKSPSSSCSQSSISSHPCSSMAEQQNHHHTNNNFDSSKDQMVLLVGENSSGDGLLKRIRSEAELKSLNEDRVKIVMPRSQSQETLGQHNVKNGHHGSLSRTKSKGTQKEDAAYRVKVTYGDEKARFKMPKNWGYEDLVQEVGRRFCISDMSKFDVKYLDDDYEWVLLTCDDDLEECIEVCQSSESTTIKLCLQLSNTNHSMRNPFEFR; this comes from the exons ATGAGAGATGGTGGAGTGTTATCATCAGGTACCATGCTGGAACctactcctcctcctcctccaccaccaccaccagcaccacctccaacaacaacaacatcaatatcaaTGGACTATGATTACATCAATGAACTCTTTGTAGATGGTTGCTGGTTAGCAGCTTCTTCTTCTGCTGCTGATGGATCTGCTGATTTCTATGTGCCAAGTCCTTCTTTTTCAAACCCCATATTTGATCCATTCTCTTGGCCTTCCTTGGATACTGAACAAATTCAATCCCAAGAACGAGAACGAGAACAAgaacatgaaaaacaacaacaaccaccaccTTTTAGCCATGACTTAGTTGTTGCTGCTAATAGTTGTAGCCGGAATCAGCAACAACAGTATCATCACTATGAGAATCAGTCAGTGGAAAACAATAATCCAAATCCTAATAATCCTTCTGAGTTTTTCAGAAGGTGGTGGATTGCACCAAGTTCTAATCCGGGACCTGGATCTTATGTCGTTGAGAAGCTATTGAAGGCACTCATGTGTATCAAAGATGTGAACAGAAACAAAGACATGCTTATACAAATATGGATTCCAGTTATGAACAGAGGAGGCACTCAGATTCTCAGAACCAATGGGCTTCCATTCTCACTTGAATCAAGGTCTGTGAACCTTGCAAAGTACAGGGAAATCTCGGAGGTGTACCAGTTCTCTGCCGAGGAGGATTCGAAGGAGTTGGTGCCCGGATTGCCAGGGAGAGTTTACAAGGAGAAGGTTCCTGAGTGGACTCCTGATGTTAGATTCTTCAGGAGCTATGAATATCCAAGAGTTGACCATGCTCAAGTCTATGATGTGAGAGGATCATTGGCACTTCCAATCTTTGAGCAAGGTAGCAAGAATTGCTTAGGTGTTGTTGAAGTTGTCATGACTCAACAGAAAATCAACTATCGCCCTGAACTTGAAAGTGTTTGCCAAGCACTTGAG GCTGTTAATCTTACAAGCTCAAAACTTCCAACTATTCAGAATGTGAAG caTACATCATATGAAAAGTCCTATGAAACTGCATTGCCTGAGATTCAAGAAGTATTAAGATCTGCATGTGAAATTCACAAATTGCCATTGGCACAGACATGGATTCCATGCATCAAACAAGGCAAAGAAGGATGCCGGCACTCAGAAGACAACTATCCACACTGCATATCTCCAGTGGAGCATGCTTGCTATGTTGGTGACCCTTCAATCCAGGTCTTTCATGAGGCATGCTCTGAGCATCACTTGTTAAAAGGCCAAGGTGTTGCCGGCGGAGCATTCATGACGAATCAGCCTTGCTTCGCACCCGACATAACTTTGTTAAGCAAGACAGACTATCCACTTTCTCATCATGCAAGGATGTTTGGATTGCGCGCTGCAGTCGCCATACGCTTGCGAAGCATCTATAATAGTTCAGATGACTTTGTTCTTGAGTTCTTCTTGCCTTTGGAATGCATTGACAATGATGAACAGAAGAAGATGCTCACTTCATTGTCATTGATCATACAAAGGGTTTGCCATAGCTTGAGGGTTATATCAGATAAGGAATTGGAGGAGGAAACCGATTTTTCAGTTGAAGAAGTGATAGCTCATGAAGATAGTGGCACTTTTGCTAGTGCTGCAGCGTGGCCAGAACCACTGCAGAGTCAAATTGTTGCTTCATTGGGTGCTCAAGAAAAATCAAGTGAAACTATGGGGACGAGTTTCTCCGACCAAAGGCAACAACAGCAAGAGAGTTCTGTTTTGAAAGGGAACCTTGACTCTAATGGGGAGTGTTCTACTTATAATGTCGGGAACTTGTCAAGTAAAACCGGAGACAAGAAGAAGAGTAAAGTAGATAAGACTATCACTCTGCAAGTTCTTCGCCAACACTTCGCCGGAAGCCTAAAAGATGCAGCAAAGAACATTGGTG TTTGTACTACAACGTTAAAAAGGATCTGCCGGCAACATGGGATAAAACGTTGGCCTTCAAGGAAGATCAAGAAGGTTGGTCATTCCTTGCAGAAGCTTCAACTTGTAATCGACTCAGTCCAAGGTGCTTCTGGTGCATTCCAAATAGATTCCTTCTATTCAAAATTCCCAGACTTAGCTGCTTCTCCAAATCTATCAGGAACAAGCCTGTTCTCAAATCTCAAGCAATGTGATAATAATCCAAACTCACTAAGCATACAGCCGGATCCTGGTTCGCTGAGTCCGGAAGGCGCATCAAAATCGCCGTCCTCTTCTTGCAGCCAGAGCTCGATTTCTAGCCATCCATGTTCCAGCATGGCTGAGCAACAGAATCATCATCacacaaataataattttgataGTAGCAAAGATCAAATGGTGTTATTGGTTGGAGAGAATTCTAGCGGCGATGGCTTGTTGAAGAGGATAAGAAGTGAAGCAGAATTGAAAAGCTTGAATGAAGATAGAGTAAAAATAGTCATGCCAAGATCGCAAAGTCAAGAAACACTTGGTCAACATAACGTTAAAAATGGGCACCATGGATCATTGTCAAGAACCAAAAGCAAAGGGACTCAAAAGGAGGATGCAGCTTATAGAGTGAAAGTAACATATGGGGATGAGAAAGCAAGGTTCAAGATGCCTAAGAATTGGGGCTATGAAGATCTTGTGCAAGAAGTTGGTAGGAGATTCTGCATAAGTGACATGAGCAAATTTGATGTCAAATATTTGgatgatgattatgaatggGTGCTACTAACCTGTGATGATGATTTAGAAGAATGCATTGAAGTTTGTCAATCATCTGAGAGCACCACCATCAAGCTTTGTCTTCAACTCTCTAATACTAATCATAGTATGCGAAACCCTTTTGAATTTAGATAG